In the genome of Chitinispirillales bacterium ANBcel5, one region contains:
- a CDS encoding transposase: protein MSTKPRIIVSQVHYQVRSDVISGVRLFPDKESKLFFQKELTRLLKACGYKCLSWSFSDDHYHLIIKTSDVPISGFMRTLNSVYAKYLNKKLKRKGRVFAKRISSAIIDDKVALKEVIRHVHLNPVRNGFCSISELDRCEESGHSAVIKRCLNKFQDIKGILNLFGNCNQIFLYQNYIKADLTHCIHYNNIIDRLRKANRIGQHFLSKEIGIIGEACFTSSIILKDNHRREIKNLNKILTIPLNVLHQEISHFLNMNMNDLFKRGNKSMKSYLRTLFASIGVAHLDYSLADLAEYLKVTDSAVSRMVSRGCGLAKSFLH, encoded by the coding sequence GTGAGTACTAAACCAAGAATCATAGTCTCGCAAGTTCATTATCAGGTCCGATCCGATGTTATTAGTGGGGTAAGATTGTTCCCCGATAAAGAATCTAAGTTGTTTTTTCAAAAAGAATTAACCCGTTTGCTGAAAGCATGTGGTTATAAATGCCTTAGTTGGTCGTTTTCTGATGACCACTATCATCTAATTATTAAAACAAGCGATGTACCTATTTCCGGGTTTATGCGAACCCTCAATTCAGTTTACGCCAAATACTTAAATAAAAAACTCAAAAGAAAAGGTCGCGTTTTTGCAAAAAGAATCTCATCTGCAATAATTGATGACAAAGTAGCTTTAAAAGAAGTAATTCGCCATGTACATCTTAATCCGGTCCGTAACGGATTTTGCAGTATAAGCGAGTTAGATAGGTGTGAAGAGAGTGGGCACTCTGCTGTTATAAAAAGGTGTTTAAATAAATTTCAAGATATAAAAGGCATTTTAAACCTTTTTGGTAACTGTAATCAAATATTTTTGTACCAGAATTATATAAAGGCTGATCTTACTCATTGTATCCATTATAATAACATTATTGATCGCCTCAGGAAAGCCAATCGTATCGGGCAGCATTTCTTAAGCAAAGAGATAGGTATTATAGGAGAAGCTTGTTTTACCTCATCTATCATTTTAAAAGATAATCATAGGCGTGAAATAAAAAACTTGAACAAAATTCTTACAATCCCTTTAAATGTACTTCACCAGGAAATTAGCCACTTTCTTAACATGAATATGAATGACCTTTTTAAGCGTGGAAATAAAAGCATGAAATCGTATTTACGAACATTGTTTGCTTCTATAGGAGTTGCACACCTTGATTATTCGTTGGCTGATTTGGCCGAATATCTTAAGGTAACTGATTCTGCTGTATCCAGAATGGTTTCAAGAGGATGTGGGTTAGCAAAATCTTTTCTGCATTAA
- a CDS encoding protein kinase, whose translation MEKNNSERAKDIPPKQFGRYKVLKLLGEGAMGRVYLSEDPILKRRLAIKVIAINNDLHQSMHKEYLERFKIEAQSCAILNHPSIVTVYDAGEESGLPWIAFEYVEGESLEELLRRQKRLRTQQCTEIAKDIVSAMIHAHKHNIIHRDIKPANILIDDKTGIAKLSDFGMIKSPSSTLTQDGSTVGSPGYMSPEQIDGTTIDCYSDIFSFGIVLYEMLTGEHPFIRESIPATFYATLNCNYKPLSEIVEDVPPFLNNIVTGTLFSAKKKRLSTVEIKHLLETKNDCRDNNNSRSNKLGELKKFLHPGFLTDTVKCYLKSTSFKQLKTDLFGYLKTAKSNCTPILKDFTNRICGFSWKDTDKHQLTIFSYCLSGLIILLLVVFGISTIAKSSKERGAILSAAEEKGYEVRSPACLIDTSRALLSTGRLSEARKVLSIVKNCSNNGLKAQVLKGRVALIAGDYGEASAVFSELEQSEAGISSIIEEHAFLMEDFSKLMKEQLSSVLIELAAHSLRLSQHPRMHQWTEDHHYWVRWNAVRILQNAGERVDLVPVYILDLTHSASHRTRVQAVERLGEFGDPRAIPALQAMSGRRGSGARVAQRVLREEFGVED comes from the coding sequence ATGGAAAAGAATAATTCAGAAAGAGCAAAAGATATTCCTCCCAAACAGTTTGGACGCTACAAAGTCCTTAAACTCCTTGGGGAAGGTGCAATGGGGCGGGTGTATCTCTCTGAAGACCCGATTCTCAAACGCCGTCTTGCGATAAAAGTAATTGCAATTAATAATGACCTTCACCAAAGTATGCATAAGGAGTATCTTGAGCGTTTTAAGATTGAAGCTCAGTCCTGTGCCATACTTAATCATCCTTCTATTGTAACTGTTTATGATGCCGGAGAGGAATCGGGGTTGCCCTGGATCGCTTTTGAATATGTTGAAGGAGAAAGCCTTGAAGAGTTGCTCAGGCGCCAAAAGCGACTTAGGACCCAACAGTGTACAGAGATAGCAAAGGACATTGTCAGTGCAATGATCCATGCACATAAACATAACATCATTCATCGAGATATTAAGCCTGCCAACATTTTAATCGATGATAAGACGGGGATCGCAAAGTTGTCCGATTTTGGGATGATTAAATCCCCCAGCTCTACTCTCACGCAGGATGGCTCCACAGTGGGATCACCGGGCTATATGTCTCCTGAGCAGATAGATGGAACCACTATAGACTGTTATTCGGATATTTTTTCATTTGGTATTGTTCTTTACGAGATGCTTACAGGTGAGCACCCTTTTATAAGAGAGTCTATTCCTGCAACGTTTTACGCGACATTAAACTGTAATTATAAACCACTATCAGAAATTGTAGAAGATGTGCCCCCTTTTCTAAACAACATAGTCACCGGCACACTCTTTTCAGCAAAAAAGAAACGGCTAAGTACAGTTGAAATAAAACACCTTCTTGAAACAAAAAACGATTGCCGGGATAATAACAATTCCAGGAGCAATAAGCTTGGTGAACTGAAAAAATTTTTACACCCCGGGTTTTTAACAGATACTGTGAAATGTTATCTTAAGTCAACATCGTTTAAACAACTAAAAACCGACTTGTTTGGCTATTTGAAAACTGCAAAGAGTAACTGTACCCCTATCCTAAAAGATTTCACTAACCGAATATGCGGCTTTTCTTGGAAAGATACAGACAAGCACCAGCTTACCATCTTTTCCTATTGCCTATCTGGTCTTATTATTCTTCTACTTGTAGTGTTTGGGATTTCTACTATCGCTAAAAGTTCAAAAGAACGAGGGGCTATTCTCAGTGCAGCTGAAGAAAAGGGCTATGAAGTGCGAAGTCCTGCCTGTTTGATAGATACAAGCAGGGCACTACTATCAACAGGAAGATTATCTGAAGCGCGAAAAGTTTTATCTATAGTAAAAAACTGTTCAAACAACGGCCTCAAGGCACAGGTGCTGAAAGGTCGGGTTGCTCTTATAGCAGGTGACTATGGGGAAGCCAGTGCAGTGTTCTCCGAGCTTGAACAAAGCGAGGCTGGGATAAGTTCCATAATCGAAGAGCATGCTTTTTTAATGGAAGATTTTTCTAAATTGATGAAAGAGCAACTTTCTTCAGTACTCATAGAACTTGCAGCACATTCCCTTCGCCTATCGCAACACCCCCGGATGCATCAGTGGACCGAAGATCATCACTATTGGGTGAGGTGGAATGCAGTACGAATACTTCAGAACGCCGGAGAGCGGGTGGACCTTGTACCGGTTTACATTCTTGACCTTACACATTCAGCCAGCCACCGTACCCGTGTACAGGCGGTAGAGCGGCTTGGTGAGTTTGGTGATCCCCGGGCGATTCCTGCGCTTCAAGCGATGTCGGGTCGACGTGGTAGTGGGGCTCGTGTAGCGCAGCGTGTGTTGCGTGAGGAGTTTGGTGTTGAGGATTAG
- a CDS encoding DUF4159 domain-containing protein, whose amino-acid sequence MNKTIKTLFTLIFCGILISVTYAQQCQLTVARLKYGGGGDWYTGPSMIPNLINAAKSRTDMPICDTGAVAEINDPEFFNFPFIFMTGHGEVRFTPEEKIRLRKYLLGGGFLWADDNYGMDKSFRREIAALFPENPLVKIPNDHPIYTSFYELDGLPKIHEHDGEPAQGYGVFFEGRMILFYTYSTDIGNGMEDLHVHNVGEKRHELALRMGVNVLYWYFDPH is encoded by the coding sequence ATGAACAAAACAATTAAAACTCTCTTTACCCTGATATTTTGCGGGATCTTGATCTCTGTAACGTATGCTCAACAGTGCCAGCTTACTGTTGCACGGCTTAAATACGGGGGTGGGGGCGACTGGTACACCGGTCCCTCAATGATTCCAAATCTGATCAATGCAGCTAAAAGCCGCACTGATATGCCCATATGTGACACCGGGGCGGTTGCGGAGATCAATGACCCGGAGTTTTTCAATTTCCCCTTCATTTTCATGACAGGGCATGGGGAAGTTCGTTTTACCCCGGAAGAGAAAATCAGACTTCGCAAATACCTGCTTGGTGGGGGATTTTTGTGGGCAGATGATAATTATGGTATGGATAAGTCATTCAGACGTGAGATTGCCGCTCTTTTTCCTGAAAACCCGTTGGTCAAAATACCCAATGACCACCCAATATACACAAGCTTTTATGAACTGGATGGGTTACCTAAAATTCATGAACACGATGGAGAACCGGCTCAGGGCTATGGGGTGTTTTTTGAAGGTAGAATGATCCTTTTTTACACATATAGCACTGACATTGGAAATGGTATGGAGGATCTGCATGTGCACAATGTAGGTGAAAAACGCCATGAGCTGGCCTTGAGAATGGGCGTTAATGTCTTATACTGGTATTTTGACCCCCACTAA
- a CDS encoding LysM peptidoglycan-binding domain-containing protein, protein MFHEYVVQQGDTLAKIAKRYYGCSSYYKPLAEFNDLEDPDRIEPGQVLELANGFYTYEKVVREKEQPVICLARGESENCKAEGEMIFYAPGRDEYLIVEPSQVDALLVEVEELNDFAAQISQYRDTAIKGPIDETSSANAQELIKKTEEKFDGIAKDPSSAVQELLKVKDNWKWGTAGSRVYVRPHKLDGKAGVWYENNAQEVKELKDKWMKELDEQPREKEKVKTKLKATLWESEKIDTQWPWNWRFKNNAGSDTAVGYLSASYDTQFFRFVAGSRAGADFDLEDKKLSVGAESAVSFSLLEGTVKGQWSLPQEKGFSIYEYLLLSENARSAIKDGYDCRFRFSVKPEGKGFVGGSLKAAVTFPCIELGDEQKGSVGGSVGGFAGASVEGKFALALEWSKGVHAKFDTLAEAGKTLGKTLGAGFEAKAVFEYDGEVVSFETGIMATKGIGGKAGIAVEISVDKAIDLFSHLFESVEWHRVGAVASLTFEVFANVMFAKWITVGRVGKGIVDRVSNFGSWLVDRVDSVFGIRETKECIKRNTNQDMISHSPPETLGRVLKTVMASPEEDDFKTIEEILSSIKCKHQLKWTLRNVQDEYVITHPVSDRNRRLALEKGIERLLAFGMNLENHAKYKRSISLLTRKVY, encoded by the coding sequence GTGTTTCATGAATATGTTGTTCAGCAAGGTGATACACTTGCCAAAATAGCAAAGCGTTACTACGGATGCAGCTCATATTACAAACCGCTAGCGGAGTTCAATGATTTAGAGGATCCTGATCGTATTGAGCCCGGGCAGGTGCTTGAATTAGCCAACGGGTTTTATACGTATGAAAAAGTGGTGAGGGAAAAAGAACAACCTGTGATTTGTCTTGCACGGGGAGAATCAGAGAACTGTAAAGCCGAAGGTGAGATGATTTTTTACGCTCCCGGGAGGGATGAATATCTTATAGTTGAGCCATCCCAGGTTGATGCGTTGCTGGTTGAAGTCGAGGAACTCAATGATTTTGCCGCGCAAATCAGCCAATACCGTGACACAGCTATAAAGGGGCCGATTGATGAAACCTCCTCGGCTAATGCTCAGGAGCTGATTAAAAAGACAGAGGAAAAATTTGATGGTATTGCTAAGGATCCTTCATCGGCGGTTCAGGAGCTTTTAAAGGTAAAAGATAACTGGAAATGGGGTACAGCTGGATCGAGGGTTTATGTACGACCGCATAAATTAGATGGAAAAGCGGGGGTGTGGTATGAAAATAACGCACAGGAGGTAAAAGAGCTTAAAGACAAGTGGATGAAGGAGCTTGATGAGCAGCCACGGGAAAAGGAGAAGGTAAAAACCAAGCTTAAAGCAACTCTTTGGGAATCTGAAAAAATTGATACGCAGTGGCCCTGGAACTGGAGATTTAAGAATAATGCTGGGAGTGATACTGCTGTTGGCTACCTATCTGCATCATATGATACTCAATTTTTCAGGTTTGTTGCCGGATCACGGGCCGGTGCCGATTTTGATCTGGAAGATAAAAAACTTTCCGTTGGTGCGGAAAGTGCCGTTTCTTTCAGTTTGCTTGAAGGAACCGTTAAGGGGCAGTGGAGTTTGCCCCAGGAAAAAGGCTTTAGTATTTACGAGTATTTGCTGTTAAGTGAAAACGCACGTAGTGCGATAAAAGATGGTTATGATTGTCGTTTCAGGTTTTCTGTGAAACCTGAGGGCAAGGGATTTGTGGGTGGATCGCTTAAAGCTGCAGTAACGTTTCCTTGCATAGAGCTGGGTGATGAACAAAAGGGTTCAGTGGGTGGCAGCGTTGGCGGGTTTGCCGGAGCATCTGTTGAGGGTAAATTTGCTCTGGCACTTGAGTGGTCTAAGGGAGTACATGCTAAATTTGATACTTTGGCAGAAGCAGGCAAGACTCTGGGTAAAACTTTGGGCGCTGGTTTTGAAGCAAAAGCTGTGTTTGAATACGATGGGGAAGTAGTAAGCTTTGAAACCGGTATAATGGCAACCAAAGGAATTGGTGGTAAAGCCGGGATAGCGGTAGAGATAAGTGTGGATAAAGCCATCGATCTTTTTAGTCATCTGTTCGAAAGTGTCGAATGGCACAGAGTTGGTGCAGTTGCCAGCCTTACTTTTGAGGTTTTTGCGAATGTGATGTTCGCGAAGTGGATTACTGTAGGAAGAGTTGGAAAGGGAATTGTTGACAGGGTTTCAAATTTTGGCTCCTGGTTGGTTGATAGAGTTGATAGTGTTTTTGGAATAAGAGAAACTAAAGAGTGTATTAAGCGCAACACTAATCAGGATATGATCAGCCATTCCCCACCCGAAACGCTTGGGCGTGTTCTTAAGACAGTGATGGCTTCACCGGAGGAGGATGATTTTAAGACCATAGAAGAAATTCTTTCGTCCATAAAATGCAAGCATCAATTAAAATGGACTTTGAGAAATGTTCAGGATGAGTATGTTATAACCCATCCGGTCAGTGATCGTAACAGGCGGTTGGCTTTGGAGAAGGGGATTGAACGCTTACTGGCATTTGGAATGAATTTAGAAAACCATGCCAAATATAAAAGAAGCATTTCCTTACTAACAAGAAAGGTTTATTAG
- a CDS encoding heavy metal translocating P-type ATPase: MIYRYHIKHLDCADCALNIETHLKSVKNFQSAELNFAALTLTVDTDYPEKIRDEVSVVDPDVELIPLTSATVQEFAEDVEDFRVKQKMLIIIISGVLFLSIFFLEGILQQVRYGLIILYIIAISAYLLAGWNVLRGAVRTIVRGIFFDENVLMSLATVGAIAIGALTEAVGVMIFFKVGEFLQNLAVHRSRRSIKSLLAVRPNLAHVVREGREVRISPEEVKVGEVVNIRPGEKIPLDGTVVSGVSHIDTSALTGEPRPNKVQQGQSVLAGEINLTNLIVVEVTKPFSQSSIVRLLEEVENAASRKAKTEKFISRIARYYTPFVVAVAALIAFIPPLVFPEEMFSAWIYRALVILVISCPCALVISIPLGFFGGIGGASKKGILVKGSHFLERLSNVKIVVFDKTGTLTHGVFSVQQVVTFKGTDELELLEYAGASEYYSNHPIALSVKKELKARGVDISQEHIEQHSEIAGRGVKVRYKGREILSGNHTLMRETGIEVNEEQGTIVYVSLNGKCIGYIRLGDKVKDHTFEAMAKLRESGVEQIWMLTGDNKTAAMEVASKTGIDRFESSLLPVQKVEFLEKIVQENPQVQVAFVGDGINDAPVLARADVGIAMGTLGSDAAIETADVVVTGDSPLKVAEAINIAKFTKVIVWQNIIISLGVKLLFVSLGAFGVASMWEAVFADMGMAIVAILNAGRVLKS; this comes from the coding sequence ATGATTTACCGTTATCACATAAAACATCTTGACTGCGCAGATTGTGCGTTAAATATCGAAACGCATCTGAAATCAGTCAAAAATTTCCAAAGTGCTGAGTTGAATTTTGCAGCCCTAACCCTAACTGTCGATACAGATTACCCCGAAAAGATTCGAGATGAAGTATCGGTTGTAGATCCGGATGTGGAACTTATTCCACTTACCAGCGCAACGGTTCAGGAATTTGCTGAAGATGTGGAGGATTTTCGGGTAAAACAAAAGATGTTGATTATTATAATTTCAGGCGTTCTCTTTCTTTCGATTTTTTTCCTGGAAGGTATACTTCAACAGGTGAGGTATGGATTAATTATCCTGTACATAATAGCTATATCGGCATATCTTCTTGCTGGTTGGAACGTTCTCAGAGGAGCAGTACGAACTATTGTCAGAGGAATTTTTTTTGATGAAAATGTGCTGATGAGCCTGGCTACTGTTGGTGCGATTGCAATTGGAGCACTGACTGAGGCGGTTGGAGTGATGATATTTTTTAAAGTAGGCGAATTTTTACAGAACCTTGCTGTGCATCGCTCCAGAAGATCTATAAAATCACTATTGGCTGTCAGGCCTAATCTTGCCCATGTGGTTCGCGAGGGCAGAGAAGTAAGAATCTCTCCTGAAGAAGTTAAGGTTGGTGAAGTGGTAAACATCCGTCCCGGAGAAAAAATTCCTCTTGATGGTACTGTTGTCAGTGGAGTTTCTCACATAGACACCTCCGCGTTAACCGGAGAACCTCGCCCCAATAAGGTACAGCAGGGGCAAAGCGTTCTTGCGGGAGAGATCAACCTCACAAACCTTATTGTTGTTGAAGTTACAAAACCGTTCTCTCAGTCCTCCATTGTCAGGCTTCTGGAAGAGGTTGAAAACGCAGCTTCCAGGAAAGCAAAAACCGAAAAATTTATAAGCAGGATTGCTCGCTACTATACTCCGTTTGTGGTTGCAGTGGCTGCTTTAATTGCCTTTATTCCTCCTTTAGTTTTCCCTGAAGAGATGTTTTCTGCATGGATTTACCGGGCTCTGGTAATACTTGTGATTTCCTGTCCATGCGCACTTGTTATAAGCATACCGCTTGGTTTTTTTGGAGGGATTGGTGGGGCTTCCAAGAAAGGGATTCTTGTAAAGGGCTCGCATTTCCTCGAACGATTAAGTAATGTAAAGATTGTTGTTTTTGATAAAACGGGAACCCTTACCCATGGCGTTTTTTCTGTTCAGCAGGTGGTTACCTTTAAAGGAACAGATGAGTTAGAATTGCTTGAGTACGCAGGGGCTTCAGAGTATTATTCAAATCACCCGATAGCTCTTTCAGTTAAAAAGGAGCTCAAAGCACGAGGCGTGGATATATCTCAGGAACATATAGAGCAACACAGCGAAATTGCTGGTCGGGGGGTTAAGGTTAGGTACAAGGGTAGGGAGATCTTAAGTGGTAATCATACACTTATGAGAGAAACTGGTATAGAAGTTAATGAAGAACAGGGAACGATTGTTTATGTATCACTTAATGGTAAATGCATTGGTTATATTCGCTTAGGGGACAAAGTAAAAGATCACACTTTTGAGGCTATGGCAAAACTTAGAGAATCTGGTGTGGAACAAATATGGATGCTTACCGGAGATAACAAAACTGCAGCTATGGAAGTGGCATCAAAAACTGGAATAGATCGTTTTGAATCGTCATTATTACCGGTTCAGAAAGTTGAGTTTCTGGAGAAAATAGTGCAAGAAAATCCTCAGGTACAGGTGGCTTTTGTTGGAGATGGAATAAATGACGCGCCGGTTCTTGCGCGGGCTGACGTTGGAATTGCAATGGGAACACTTGGCTCGGATGCTGCCATTGAAACCGCCGATGTTGTCGTGACAGGCGACTCACCACTTAAAGTTGCTGAAGCCATTAATATTGCTAAGTTTACCAAAGTAATAGTATGGCAAAATATCATAATCTCACTTGGAGTCAAACTGCTGTTTGTTTCTCTGGGAGCATTTGGCGTAGCCTCAATGTGGGAGGCTGTATTTGCTGATATGGGAATGGCTATTGTCGCAATATTAAACGCTGGCAGAGTTCTTAAATCATGA
- a CDS encoding metalloregulator ArsR/SmtB family transcription factor, with amino-acid sequence MLKSNLFEDESSLLKVTEIFKILGDPTRIRILTLLMDNRLYVQQISDQLQMNHSAISHQLRILRQGRLVKSVRLGKTVHYSIIDNHIRKILYICLQHIEKERQSV; translated from the coding sequence ATGCTTAAAAGCAACCTGTTTGAAGACGAGTCATCTCTTTTAAAAGTAACTGAGATTTTTAAGATCCTGGGAGATCCAACAAGGATTAGAATCCTTACCCTCCTGATGGATAACCGGCTATATGTTCAGCAAATCTCCGATCAGCTTCAAATGAACCATTCAGCTATCTCCCATCAACTGAGAATACTGAGACAGGGTAGGTTAGTTAAGTCTGTTCGTTTGGGTAAAACCGTTCACTATTCGATTATTGACAATCATATCAGAAAAATTCTCTACATTTGTTTACAGCATATTGAGAAGGAGCGCCAATCAGTATGA
- the ptsP gene encoding phosphoenolpyruvate--protein phosphotransferase: protein MNHIQLICDIGELNEVFTDTQNINDFLQKIVEMVAKHMDAAVCSVYLFDEDRNELVLKATKGLSHEAVDKVRMKLGEGLVGLSLKQLRPIYERKSSAHPSYKYFPDTLEEKYEAFVAVPIVRGLSRIGVLVIQRQRRRIFKEQEIVTLRAVASQLANMLENARLFMSLRVPRYHEEKKVRPLKLAKGNVASEGYALGPARIIDRDRVFESFLHREYKKKYTLEDFNKALSVTEKQLEDLQAIVEEKLSDVASLIFTAHLLLLKDTEFVGAMAQKIEDGMNAPNAVLSVAKRYVDLFSHGENHYIREKVQDIEDLTIRVMGNLVKELSELYRCNDHIVIARELYPSDMLKLSSEGVLGVVLVTGGVTSHLSILARSLNVPMVIIDSPRLLSIPDETKLLLDAEIGNLHVNPSATVTANFHSRNEARKKISIKRMTVKPKTYTKDGQQIRLMASINLLSDLKVAKEVKCEGIGLYRTEFPFLIRSNFPSEEEQYVVYRQLVEGLPGKEVAFRTLDIGGDKVLSYYDMTMEQNPFLGMRSIRFSLSNREIFLQQIRAMLRAGFDTDIRITFPMISSLEEFLEARNAVIESIGYLREKKIPHNSNPLIGIMVEVPSIVDMAQDLARVADFFSIGSNDLVQYMLAVDRTNEKVASFYIPHHPSILRAIKRITDAAASENKEVMVCGDMAHQEKYLPFFIGTGIKTLSLEAAYIPKIQEAIGKVDSLKAQNLAAEVLSTSKISEITKLLK, encoded by the coding sequence ATGAATCACATCCAACTTATCTGCGATATCGGTGAGCTTAACGAAGTTTTCACAGACACACAAAACATAAACGATTTTCTGCAAAAAATTGTAGAGATGGTTGCTAAGCATATGGACGCAGCGGTGTGCTCTGTATACCTCTTTGATGAAGACCGAAATGAACTGGTTTTAAAAGCCACCAAAGGCCTTAGCCATGAGGCGGTAGATAAGGTAAGAATGAAATTGGGTGAAGGTTTGGTAGGACTTTCATTAAAACAACTTCGTCCCATATACGAACGCAAAAGCAGCGCTCATCCTTCCTATAAGTATTTTCCTGATACACTCGAAGAGAAATATGAAGCGTTTGTAGCAGTTCCTATCGTACGCGGTTTATCCAGAATTGGGGTGCTTGTAATACAGCGCCAAAGAAGAAGGATCTTCAAAGAGCAGGAGATCGTCACCTTACGAGCTGTGGCTTCACAGCTTGCAAATATGCTTGAAAATGCCCGACTCTTCATGAGTCTAAGAGTGCCCCGTTACCATGAAGAAAAAAAGGTCAGACCCTTAAAGCTTGCAAAAGGTAATGTTGCCTCCGAAGGATACGCCCTTGGCCCTGCAAGGATAATAGACCGAGACAGGGTGTTTGAAAGTTTCCTTCATAGAGAATACAAAAAGAAATATACTCTGGAAGATTTTAATAAAGCTTTGTCTGTGACTGAAAAACAGCTTGAGGATCTCCAGGCTATAGTTGAAGAAAAACTCTCAGATGTTGCTTCTCTTATTTTTACCGCACATCTGCTTTTACTCAAAGATACCGAGTTTGTTGGTGCTATGGCTCAAAAAATTGAAGACGGCATGAATGCACCTAATGCTGTTTTGTCTGTGGCCAAAAGATATGTAGATCTTTTTTCTCACGGAGAAAATCATTATATAAGGGAAAAGGTTCAGGATATTGAAGATCTTACCATAAGAGTAATGGGCAATTTGGTAAAAGAGCTAAGTGAACTGTACAGATGTAATGATCATATAGTAATAGCACGAGAACTATACCCTTCAGATATGCTTAAACTCTCTTCGGAAGGAGTCTTAGGGGTTGTTCTGGTTACCGGTGGAGTTACTTCCCACCTCTCTATTCTTGCTCGTTCTCTCAATGTCCCTATGGTAATAATCGATTCTCCCCGCTTACTTTCAATACCAGATGAAACGAAGCTGCTTCTTGATGCAGAGATCGGTAATCTTCATGTAAACCCATCCGCAACAGTTACTGCAAATTTCCATAGCCGAAATGAAGCGCGAAAAAAGATTAGCATCAAAAGAATGACCGTTAAACCCAAAACATATACTAAAGACGGTCAACAGATTCGCCTTATGGCCAGCATAAACCTTTTATCTGATCTTAAAGTTGCTAAAGAGGTGAAATGTGAAGGTATAGGACTGTATCGAACCGAGTTTCCCTTTCTGATACGAAGTAATTTTCCCAGTGAAGAGGAACAGTATGTTGTATACCGACAGCTTGTAGAGGGACTTCCTGGAAAGGAAGTAGCATTCAGAACTCTTGATATTGGTGGAGATAAGGTTCTTTCCTATTATGATATGACTATGGAGCAAAACCCTTTCCTTGGAATGCGTTCTATCCGTTTTTCGCTATCAAACAGAGAAATATTCCTTCAGCAGATCAGAGCAATGCTCCGTGCCGGTTTTGATACAGATATCAGAATTACATTTCCGATGATATCATCACTTGAGGAGTTTCTTGAAGCACGTAACGCGGTAATAGAAAGTATTGGATACTTACGAGAAAAGAAAATACCTCATAACTCAAACCCCCTTATAGGAATAATGGTAGAAGTTCCATCAATTGTTGATATGGCACAGGATCTTGCCAGAGTGGCAGACTTTTTCTCTATAGGAAGCAACGATCTGGTTCAGTATATGCTGGCTGTTGACAGAACAAATGAAAAGGTAGCCTCATTTTACATTCCACATCATCCCTCTATTTTAAGAGCGATAAAAAGGATTACTGATGCAGCGGCATCAGAAAATAAAGAAGTGATGGTGTGTGGGGATATGGCTCATCAGGAAAAATACCTGCCCTTTTTCATTGGAACCGGGATTAAAACATTGAGCCTTGAAGCTGCATATATACCTAAAATTCAGGAAGCTATAGGTAAAGTAGACTCCCTTAAAGCACAAAATTTAGCTGCGGAGGTTCTTTCCACTTCAAAAATTTCGGAAATAACAAAGCTGCTTAAATAA